In Candidatus Bathyarchaeota archaeon, the sequence TGTTCCTAAATTTACATCATTCCACCTCGATCTATCGGTAATTGTCCGCCTTGCGTCTGAATACGAAAACGTCGTGGGAGTAAAGGATAGCGGAGATAACATTGGAAGGATAACGAGTACCATTAGAATGGTCGGCGACAAAATTTCTGTACTAGCGGGGACAACTGACGTCACACTTCCAACTTTGATGCAAGGAGGAAGGGGGGCGGTCATCGCCATAGCGAACATATTTCCCAAGACATGCAGCGATCTTTACAAGGCCTATAAACAGGGTGACTACGAACAAGCAAGCAGGCTACAACACTACCTCTCCCATTACAATGATGTGCTCATCAAGCGGTACAATCAACTCGCCGCCCTCAAAGAAGCATTAAACCTCAACGGATTACCTGCCGGCTACCCTAGAAAACCCACATTACCATTAACAAGAGAGGAAAAAAGAGAGCTGAAAAAAATGTTAAAACCCGTAAAAGGCTTCCCGTATGAACACGTCTAACCATCCTACTCCTAACCCTAACTAACCCGCGAACTTCTACAATTGATCATTAGAGTTAACGTGAAAACGTAGCATTCTCGGAAAGAACATAGATGTGAAA encodes:
- the dapA gene encoding 4-hydroxy-tetrahydrodipicolinate synthase, whose amino-acid sequence is MSRIKLDGIFVPHITPFNEREELDEEALRRCVRFWMQGEVSGLVSCGSNGEAPYLSRDERRRVISVVLDEVDGQTPVIAGTGSISTRETIQLTRDAKDLGVDAALVVTPFYFTPSNRELYEHYRAILEAVDLPIILYSVPKFTSFHLDLSVIVRLASEYENVVGVKDSGDNIGRITSTIRMVGDKISVLAGTTDVTLPTLMQGGRGAVIAIANIFPKTCSDLYKAYKQGDYEQASRLQHYLSHYNDVLIKRYNQLAALKEALNLNGLPAGYPRKPTLPLTREEKRELKKMLKPVKGFPYEHV